The following DNA comes from Hordeum vulgare subsp. vulgare chromosome 3H, MorexV3_pseudomolecules_assembly, whole genome shotgun sequence.
CCGATCTGTAACCcactagaactgcttataaggacACGTACACCCTCCTGGTCTAGCATACTACACCACATTGTTCCACCAATGGCAGCTCAGACCGGAGCagcgctcctcctcgccggcctcctcGCTCTTGCAACCATTGTCAGCAGCAACACTGAAGGTACATACATACCCCTACATGCCGATTTGTTGCTTAAAGATTTGGTGCTGAATCACGTCCAATGTGTTGCTACTCGAAGGCGACATCCTTTACTCGCAAAGGCAGGTGTGGAAGGACCCCAACAACGTGCTGACGAGCTGGGATCCGACGCTTGTCAACCCTTGCACTTGGTTCCATGTCACCTGCAACCTCGACAACTCCGTCATCCGAGTGTATGCGACACCActtttctccttcctcctctgaaGGTCCAAATTAGTTCCATGATAGGAAGCTACCAATCTGCTTGTCTGCATGCTGTTTGCATAGTTATTTCCAACATTCAGGAACTTCTAATTTGGACAAAAACCGCATGATTGTTGTTGAATCTCTACAGATTAACTGAATCATACTTGTGTTCCTCCTCACTGTTCAGGGATTTGGGGAACGCGGGCATCTCAGGCACCCTGATTCCTCAACTGGGACAACTGAAGAACCTGCAGTACCTGTAATTTCTGCAACTTACTGCAAAGTGCACACTTGTCAAATTACACTCAATATTTTCCACAGAATGATCTTCTTATGTTCATAGGGAGCTGTACGCGAACAATATGAGTGGACCAATACCAACAACCCTGGGCAACCTGACACGCCTGGTCACCCTCGATCTCTACGACAACCATTTCACCGGCGCGATACCTTCCTCGCTTGGGGCAGTGGGGACGCTTCGTTTTCTGTATGAGTCTCACTGCTACAATTTTCAGACAACGAAATATTGAAATGATTACTAATTGTCTCCAACTGCTGAAAACAATCTGTTGGTGCCTATcttcaggaggctacatgggaacAAACTGGCGGGAGATATACCGACGTCGTTGGGCCGTCTGACGAAGCTTGTCGAGCTGGAGCTTCAGGAGAACATGCTTACTGGCGTGGTGCCGCTGGAGGttctctctcttgttcttgtCGGGGACTTGACTGAACTGTGAGTAGTGCAGTTTGATTCACACCAGAAATTGCATGCACTTCTTTCCTTCCTTTCCCACTGGCGTTCACTTACAGTATTTTTTTTCCTTCGCGCAGAAATGTTGCCAAGAACAATCTTGCCGGCACTGTTAGATCATCTAAACCAAGAGGTAGGGATCCATATATTTGTGATCTGCAACTCTGACAGATTAAATTGTTTTGAAGTTGTATTCTTTGGTGTGTACAACCTATCTAAACCGATTGGAATCATTTGCAGTGGCTACGGTCATCCAGGACACGCTCAAGACTACAAGCTGAGCAGTAGTGGCAACCTGATCTTTTGTAAGAGTAAACTGAATGATTTTTCATTCTGAAACTGCTGGCAGCAGATGTAGCTGCAACCTCAGCTTTTGTAGACCTCTATTCAGGCTTACCTCTGTTTCAAGAAATAATAGAAGGAGGAAGTTGTGGTTGAATGCATTGTAATTACTAGCAACCTTTTACCCGCATATCCTGTGTAATCTGTTTGGTGTCTTCGAATCTCACTGTAAACTATAAAAACCCTTGCCGCATGTGGAGCCCGGCTTCCCTTGCTGTCTGCTAAAGGGAGCATGTGATGGCCCTCGCTGTTTTTGACGGCTTGAAGGCTATCTAGGATAGTCTTTATTGTCAATGGAATTTATTTGAAAATATCTACGGTAATTATGtatcttcttttaaaaaaaataggggtttctctctgccccaacTTTTATTAAGCCAAGGCAACGAAACCAGCATCCAACGTTTTACAACTCTCGGTAAGCACCCAAAAGTAGCTGCCACAGGATAAACGCAAATGGTTCTAACATAGCCATGATTACAGAGCAAAAGAAGGGCATTCGACATCAACGATAAACAACAACAAGACATCCTGTTGAGGCCCCAATCTAACCACTACGCCAGGCTATCCTAAGCAATTCCCCTCGCCGATGATCCAACAGTCTTAAACACTAGAGAAGAAGAGCGCCCTGGGTGTCTGTACATAGTATCTTCCATTGCCTGATCATGTGACCCGATCAAGTCCAGGACGCATCGTATGCTTCGCCATCTTCGTCCCTGGAAAACAAATTCATTCTGGAACAACCATAAGCCTCACAAGGAACAGATGTAACAATATTAATAGCCTCAATATTAATAGTCTTGATTGTGTTAGagaagtacaatagagctgagtcagctggctataagaaataaactaatatatttttgtttagttaaaggagagagaaggtaagcgggctcttagctaagagcatggttaatagtatagccaaccgcGGGCTATAAGTCATCTTatggctagcttgtacaatagttagctataaaagagtactacttttatcatatatggtccacctttcattctcataaagcacctaggagcacgtgctagagctactctctcatccaacttaataaaaatatagtatttaatccttacagcatgctgactgtaccttattgtacctgttctaagagccagctctagcacgtgctcctaggcattttgtgagtatgaaaTGTGGACCATATAATAAAAAAAGTACACTTTTacaatgaactattgtacatgttgactATAAGATGGACTATAGATGATATGTCAATGACTTATGGCCAGCAGCTcgctatactattgtacttgctcttacaaaccgggactaaaggtgcttcaCGTGGTCGTTGTGGCGAgggcaggaggacctttagtcccgcttgGTCACAACGACCGAGATTAAAAGGCGCCACGCATCAGCAGCAGCCAGACGTTGGTTTTTTTAAAGGAGGGGTTTGggggtttaggggtttcatattcgtgttttccccttttcttttgtGTCATCATCTTTGGTTCCTTATGCATGTTGGTGTTCTTGGTCGGTGTCATTATTGAACTCCATTCAACTAGGCGCTAGCTAGTACGTACATATAGCAATGAAGGAACCGTTACACGACATCGTCATGAATATAAAGAGAAGTGacgtctctttctccgtgcttggtcgcccaataagttttcgtatatctattcGATGCTACTACATATATTACACGTTCATgtatatatacaatatataacatttCTTGTGATCCCTGACTAGCTAATATCTATCTACCAACATGGATAAGGAAATCCTGATGGTATTCTTCGTGTGTAGGTATGACATGCTCAACAAAGAATCcatccaattcctcttgaattgctcgtatgcgatcagttGGTAGGAGTTCATCCTGCTTCCAcacgatctaatttaaagaaagggctcaatatatatatatatatatatatatatatatatatatatatatatatatatatatatatataaacgaaCGAAACTCAACACAACTGATGGTAATAAAAAAGTTtgaatattgtttacgtactTTAAGTTGTTGAAAAGACCTGCCCCCTCTCACAAATGGTCTGTTGAAtccactcgcaaacgtagtatcgcagtactttacaagaatagagttcaatcaaaataataatcaagcatgataatggtactGAAATTAGAATGAATGAGAGATGcgcgaactagctagtactacactACTACTTACTTTGGAGTGTGAGAATCGCAGCTCCTCTTTCCATTCACCCCTAAAAGTGCCagtgaactttttccaaaccctACATGgcgaagaaaatgattacttaatatgaggaaatgaacgaaagttgccgatatggtgcaataatgactgaacttacttctgaAGCATTTGACTCATCGTCGCCCACTCTGTAGGGTCTTTAAGTCTCGAGTCCAAGACAATTATTAGTCCCTCCTCAAGCTTAATGATTACTAGAATAAAGTAAACTTGTGcacgcataactcatcaattacacttaacctcgagtaagcgatacAGAATGTGAACAAGACAACTACTGACACTCACcgaaagttgtaaggaaataatatttccCTTCTGTCATGTTGTCGAATTAACGCATTTAGCGAGCATTTCTCTGTATCCACGCGCATGTGATGTACCTATATTCATTTACGGTATCTGGGtttatgaacccaatgtcatatatttgtcttttttgtatttGAGaaccttcaatctgcataatatagtaaggataattatacatgcaatgaatgaactgagctagagacttaattacataaataatacttacaaacaatagcaacagaCGAGCGTTTTGTTGAGGacgtcttgattgtataactgaaaaaaTTCTTCAAATTCAATGTACAATGACTCGAATCCATTGAAGTAGTGCTCATGTTTAATTTCCACGTAGATATTGTTGGTTCCATTCTTACACGTTTTCAAGTACCAGTCATGGAGTCTTCGTATCATCGTTGATAGTTTCGTCAACTGCTCATGTTtgacatatatataggagggatgggtGGAGATGGCCAAGACCTAGGGCTGCGCCCAAGAGGTGGGGCGGTGACCAAGGGTAGCCTGGTCCCCAAATTAGGGTGGCCGCCCCCCTAGGGTTTTACCCCACCAACTCCTTCAGCCGCATGGGCCTAGCTGGGAGTGGCGCCCAACCCACCAGGAGCTCATGTGCACCCTTCTCAACCccatgtccccccccccccccgaggtggGTGGATCCCTTCCAGAGgacgccagagggccagctgggaccccacaagccacgagggcacgacctagggggcgccctgttggcttctgcccagctggtggcccctctcgggtatatttttggcccagaaattcttaaatatttcagaaaaattctccgtaaagtttcaggtcatttggagcaagttgatttttctgtctctttcttggttttccggtccagaattacAGTTTTCACATATTTCCCCTtattgatgtaccttgcatattcagagaaaaagaggataagaattgtatgataatgagAAATAATGGACAAGATCAATATTAATTCATAATATAAAAAAACATATCATAAATGCTCTAACAATGGATTCACACAAAAGTTAAATACATAGCAAATCGCAAGGACGATCTAACTTCTAGACTGAccattgaaaaaaaaaatcagaaacaaACATCATTACAAACAGGTAGCAAATTAGATTGGGCAAATATACACGTGTCAACCAAGCAAAACCCAACGCCTAGCATTGCAGACGCACAGTAGAAGCGATACCTTAGCCGGTTTAATATTTGTAATAATTCTCATCTTAAAGAAAAAAATTAATTAGGTAAATTAACCGTTTCGCTATGTAATCAAATATTTTGATTATGTTGAATTGCTGGACAACTTCATGACCTGGTGAATTCATGCGAGAGTAGCCATAAATTTGTATTAATATATGTTGTGATAACAAGTAAGGCAAATCATTTGGGTGCTTAATGTCGAAGTCACCTATGACACTTACACAACAACGGGCACACATTGCTTCGTCGACGGTCAGAAATCGACGCGTAGTGCCTACCTAATATTCACAACTTTGGGCCTTAGATACAGGAGCAGTACAACGGGGCTTAAAAGAAACAATTCATATTTGTCACTTTGTTGACAAGGCGTAGACATTTCACATAGAGCGACTATGAATGGGTTGCTGCAATTATGTCTATATGGAATCCGGTTTTTGAACCTTCTATAAGATGTCTCTTTATTTCTATTTGTCTTTATTCCATTATtttatttatatatgttttttacccttttatcttttcttatttttttaaaTGTCGAAAAAATTGTTTAAGATTCTTAAAATATtggaaaattttaaaaaaattcacaATTTAAATAATTTTCTAAAAGATTACATTTTTATAAAATGAAGTAAAAAATATGGAAAATGTCCACAAACGttctaaaaacatattttttattttcttatatTTTTAATAAAAATGTTCATATGAGATTAAAAAATGGTTGCAGTTCTATATATGggttttctcatttttatttaattaaatttCGTGTTTTTTGGTACCCAAAAGAAAAAAtccaaagaaaaacagaaaaaaaaaatctaaaatacAAACGTGAACGATACATAGGAGGTCCCACTTACAAGAGGCCACCGGGTGACCATAGAGTTTGGTATGTGATCCATCCCCTTCTAAAATCTTCACTCTCCCATCTCCAGTCCACTCTccacccaccaccaccaccactcccCCACACCCGGCCGGCGATCGCGCGATGGCGGCGGCCGCACCCCCTCCCGCGGCGGCGCTGGAGCAGCTGAGCAAGACCAAGATGTTCGGCGGCCACAACCTCCGCTTCCGCCACCAGAGCGCCGCCCTCGGCTGCCCCATGACCttctccctcttcctccccgcgTCGCCGGCCTCCAAGCTCCCCGTGCGTGCCCTACCCCGCTCGCCCCGGGACCCTACTCCCCGTCTCCGGCCTAGAGATCTGACGGCGTTTCCGTGGGTGTGGCGCAGGTTCTCTACTGGCTCTCCGGCCTCACCTGCACCGACGAGAACTTCATCATCAAGTCCGGCGCCCAGCGCGCCGCCGCGGCCCACGGCGTCGCCCTCGTCGCCCCCGACACCTCCCCCCGTACGTCGAGCCTCAACCCCCTCCTCTCTCGTCGCGTTCAATTTCTAGGGTTTATACCTGCCCGCCCCTAGATTTATGCATTTTAGATTTGGGAATTGGGACGCCGCCGGAGAGAAATGGTGAGATGTGCTCGTATACCTGCAGTTGCCACGGGCTCACCGCTAATGTTTGGACTACCGTGCTTGTTTGCTGTTTGGTTTAGCCAAATTTGACTGATATATCAAACAGGGAATGTGTGAGCGGTAAATTATGCAAGTTAAATTTCAACTGAAAACTATTACGATTAGTTAAAAGAAATAACCACCGATCCCTCATTTGTGCATCAGGTTGGAGTTATATTTGATAGGTTTGACACTTCAACATGTAACTGGTTCAAGGATTAAGTTATGTGCTTGCATATGGATGCACTCATGTCTGTGTTTTACAGCACAGGGACTATGAATGGCGGAAGTATAATCACTAATGTGGTAATTGCACCATGCCAATGGTGGCAGTGCACTGTTGTGATACTTTGCTGGCTATTCATCGACAACTGTTTGCTGAGTACTGAGTTGCTTCAAGGCAACATGCATTCATACACTCATATGGGATGCTAAAACTGATGAGAAGTTTGTAGATTACACAATTGGCTTATGCACCAGTAAAGGTGATGCTCATGGATATTACCCCGCTCATATTATAGGAATTACGCCAGTTTAATGGTTTATCTTGCAAATTGTACACGTGCATGGATTATTTTATACAAAGGTGTTCACTGCCGTGGGCACTTGGCTGTGGGTGATAATTGCCTCAGGTCTCCATGTCATAGGTTACTTCTCTGCTGAGTGTCTGATAGAAGTACTGGTAGAAGTTTTGACTGACGCAGCATTCCCGTTTTCCCATATCTGGAGTAGGTCAAGTTCCATGCTGTATGGTACATATTTATACACTTTTATGTTGGTAGACCCTCTAGTAGTTTCTACCGATATTGACATGGGAAAACTTGTCCATTGTCATGTTGCTACCCAGTGGATTAGTATGTTTAGCAAGCCTCCATCATTAGTAATCTAATTCTCCACTGATGAATCGTATGGAGCTGAAGGAAAAAAGAGTAACCATTAAAGGCATCTTCCTGAGGCATAATCACTTAAATTTTAGCTGTTTGGTTTTGGATTATTAAGGCTGGAAATTTTGGAAGACACTGTAACCTAACGAGGCCAGCAAAATGCACAATCTACCTCTTATCCGGGGCATGTATGAACTGCATTTTACAAGAAGAAAAAGATCTGGTTGAGTTATAGGATAGATCTGCTCAACCTAAAGATGGAGTTGAGTCTGAATAAAAAAGGTGTTCTAGGTTGATGAATGACTGTCATGTTCCTGATATTCTGCCAATCAACAAAGCGTTTTGGTTCCTTTGACTACCAAATAACATGTGGAATGTTCAGTGTGGTTTCATCTGTATTGCTTTAATCACCTTTCTTTTGTCGAGAGCACATTATATGATTCTTGATCCTGGTTTTAACCTTTTCCTTTCTTCATCACTCTTTTCCTTTGTTTCATGCAGGTGGACTAAATGTTGAAGGAGAGGCAGATAGTTGGGATTTTGGTGTTGGTAAGGACTGTAATTAAGACAATCTTGCTGTGCCATTTGCTGTTTATATGATATATGACTTGTCAATTTCCATGGTAGGTAACTTACTGCATGAGCCTCTCATTTGCCataaagaaatgaaatattataCTCTTTGCTGTTTTTTGTGTTAAATTTGTGCTGCTTTGTTTTATATCATGTTGGTTCTGGAGCAACGTTTTATAGTTTTGTTAAAAACATATGCTCATAGTTACTGCTTTTTTTTAAGGGAAGCTCATAGTTACTGCTAATATGTTCTTTTCTTAGATGGAACCTTGCGAGTTGCCGAGAAAATTAATATTTAGTCAGCCCATCGAACCAAGATTAGTCCTTTTATATTTTGACATTGCTGTATATCTATGTGGTCAAAGCTCAACCAAAAAGTAATTTCATTGTCCTAGCGGCTAGCGATGACACACTTTATCTCAACCATCAGAGTGCCATATCTTTATATTCCTGATTATGCAAGATAGACATCTGGTGGATTAGAGTTTCTTTATCTATGTCGGATCTGATAACATGGTTGCCCTTTGGCCTCTGTTAACCTGTTAAGTCAAACATCCTGTGCTCTTGACCATGTCAAtttgacagatatgacaaaagaAGCTTATGTGGCCATCAATTTTTTCATGTCACGTATGTCTGACCTTAAAGACGCAATATTTGGATAGACGTTATTCTTTGGCCGTAATAAGATTTCTATGAATTTGTGAAGTTCTTCTACACAAGTTCTAAAACAATTAGGTACTATTGAATTCATGAATTTGTCCATTAGAAAGTGCAGCTGGTTTACAATTTTCAAGTTTATATATACAAGCTGTATCATGATGATAAGACTTTTGTTTCTATGCATGTGGCTAGAGGTGTCTAAAACTCATATCTTCACTATTCATGAGTAGGTGCTGGATTTTATTTGAATGCCACAAATGAGAAGTGGAAAAACTGGCGCATGTACGACTATGTTGTGAAGGAGCTGCCAAAAGTTCTTAGTGACAACTTTGAACAGcttaacacgtcatgtgcatcaaTTTTTGGCCACTCTATGGGAGGGCATGGTGCACTCACTATCTACTTGAAGAACACTGACAAATACAAGGTACTGTTTGATGCTATTTGTTAACCCCCAGTATCTGGGAATTCCTGTCTATGAACCTTTTTCAAATTAGGAAACTTGTAGATTGGTGTCTACGTCATACGAGTATAACATATGTACTCTCATTTATTATTTCATCAAATCTCACTGGGCATTGCGGATTTATCTTACATATGCAGTCGGTGTCTGCATTTGCTCCAATTGCTAACCCAATAAACTGCCCATGGGGCCAGAAAGCATTCTCAAACTATCTGGGCACAACTAAATCagaatgggaggcaagtcttcttTGAGATCATCTCCTTCCCTACCTCTTTCCATTCTCAAGCCAGCCACACTTAATAGTGCATGCTTATTGCAGGAATACGATGCAACATTCTTGGTCAAGAAGTGCAACACGGTTTCAACTTCTATCCTGATTGACCAGGTATAATGCAACTGTGCGACGAATAGCGTCCAATTCCTGCTTTCACTCTATTTCTAGCTCATCGTTATTGTTGGAATGAGCCATTTAGTGTGTTACATTTCATATTTTGATTCGAGTGTACTGAACTAGCGACAACCGAGCAACTAGTCATCTCCATGGGCATGTAAGGTAATTGGAAAAGGTCCCTGGAAGGTACGAGTGAGCATGTCACAATGACCTGTTCTCAGACATTTGTGGCAACAGGGAGAGCCATCCTCCTGGTAATAGGATGTCTGAAAGACATGAAATCATTTTGGTTGTTTTGCCTGCTGCGCATGTATGATTCAGCCATTTCCGTAGCCTTGTACACCGGTTATGCTTCGATATGAGTACCTCGTTAAGTGATGGCCTCTACTGTCTATCCTGGTTAGCATTGGTAGGACTCCATTGCATGTTCAGTAAGATGGTATCGTGTCACAGTATTTCTGTATCAGACATGCTTGTAGAAGTTCCATTAGTTTAGCATCCCTTATCTGTCAGGGAGTCATATGCTGTCACGTTATGATTAATTGATTATGCATGTTCAACTGAACTGCCTAGAGCTGAAGTCTGGCAAGTTAGCACAACTGCATGAAGGAAACATTTATACATAGGTTGGACTGAACATAAGATGAAAGTAAAAGGCGCTAGAGTGTACACGAATTGGTTCTGAAGGATGTGAATTTGAGAACTTGCCACTGTCATTTTTCATCACATCTGCTTTTCTGCATTATTTTCTTGCAGTCATATAAGGTTCAGTACTTTTGCTGATTTGTGCAGGGAGAGGATGACAAGTTCCTGGCGGAGCAGCTGCTGGCGGGCAACTTTGAGGAGGCGTGCAAGTCGGCGGGCGTTCCACTGACTCTCCGCATGCAGCCGGGATACGACCATtccttcttcttcatcgccaCCTTCATCGACGATCACATCGCGCACCATGCCCAGTTCCTCAAGAGCGCATGACTTGCCAGTCACATCTAGGGATGTCATCGCAAAAATCTCAGCTTGCAAATCTGTGTTATCACCCGTATGCGAGGATGCAGTCTGTGTGTGTTAGATTGAGGGACTAGACGAACCGTGTGGAAATAACGTGCGAAGCGTGCATCGCTTGGCTGTAAGTTCACGTCATTCGGTAGAATAGCCGTTGGCCCTATTGTATGAGTATGACTCTGGCGAGGGCGTCGCGTTTCTTTAAAAGCGTTTTTAAATGTTATAGAAAAAACGTTTTTAAATGTTTTAAAAAATCCCAGGAAAAAAcgtattttttttttgagaaaaaaaaaCGTAAATGTTCACAAGGAATGTCACTGAAACCCCTAGAAATTTCAGGCCCAAAATTGAAACGCATattgaaaaaaataagaagagaattcAAGGTGTGAATGGTTTTTCTCCCCTCGCTATAAACAACTCGCGCGCACCGGGCCCATGCACGGCACGGCGTCAGCGACCGCGGCAAGTTCCGAGAAACTTCCGCGCAAGCGCCAAAGCGGGGCATGCCGCGTTCGTGGCCGACCCACCACCGCCCGCCCATCGTAATTTACCACTGGCACACCAGTCCAGACGGCATCCAATGCCCCCCAGATCGGATCTCAGCCCACCACGGCTCGCTCCCACCCCACCCCACACCCAGCCGACGCATGGGCCCATACTTGGCGCAGGACCACACGGCAGCGCCTCTGCGCGGGCCCGTGCCCAGTCACG
Coding sequences within:
- the LOC123445435 gene encoding LRR receptor kinase BAK1-like translates to MAAQTGAALLLAGLLALATIVSSNTEGDILYSQRQVWKDPNNVLTSWDPTLVNPCTWFHVTCNLDNSVIRVDLGNAGISGTLIPQLGQLKNLQYLELYANNMSGPIPTTLGNLTRLVTLDLYDNHFTGAIPSSLGAVGTLRFLRLHGNKLAGDIPTSLGRLTKLVELELQENMLTGVVPLEVLSLVLVGDLTELNVAKNNLAGTVRSSKPRVATVIQDTLKTTS
- the LOC123445436 gene encoding S-formylglutathione hydrolase, with product MAAAAPPPAAALEQLSKTKMFGGHNLRFRHQSAALGCPMTFSLFLPASPASKLPVLYWLSGLTCTDENFIIKSGAQRAAAAHGVALVAPDTSPRGLNVEGEADSWDFGVGAGFYLNATNEKWKNWRMYDYVVKELPKVLSDNFEQLNTSCASIFGHSMGGHGALTIYLKNTDKYKSVSAFAPIANPINCPWGQKAFSNYLGTTKSEWEEYDATFLVKKCNTVSTSILIDQGEDDKFLAEQLLAGNFEEACKSAGVPLTLRMQPGYDHSFFFIATFIDDHIAHHAQFLKSA